The following are encoded together in the Brassica napus cultivar Da-Ae chromosome A9, Da-Ae, whole genome shotgun sequence genome:
- the LOC106419146 gene encoding protein DETOXIFICATION 37, protein MNSESLENLHRPLIESSKSFIDYRLETVLTDRELPYLRRIYLAMMIEMKFLFHLAAPAIFVYVINNGMSILTRIFAGHVGSSQLAAASLGNSGFNMFTYGLLLGMGSAVETLCGQAHGAHRYEMLGVYLQRSTVVLIITCLPMSLLFIFSKPLLNTLGEPEQVASMASVFVYGMIPVIFAYAVNFPIQKFLQAQSIVTPSAYISAATLVIHLVLSWIAVYRLGFGLLALSLIHSLSWWIIVAAQIVYIKMSPRCRRTWEGFSWKAFEGLWDFFRLSAASAVMLCLESWYSQILVLLAGLLKNPELALDSLAICMSISAISFMVSVGFNAAASVRVSNELGAGNPRAAAFSTFVTTGVSLLLAVFEAVVIMSWRNVISYAFTDSPEVAEAVADLSPFLAITIVLNGVQPVLSGVAVGCGWQAFVAYVNIGCYYVVGIPIGFVLGFTYDMGAKGIWTGMIGGTLMQTIILVIVTFRTDWDKEVEKASSRLDQWEESREPLLKQ, encoded by the exons atgaATTCAGAATCGTTAGAAAATCTCCACCGACCACTGATTGAATCATCGAAATCGTTCATCGACTACCGGCTCGAGACTGTCTTAACCGACCGAGAACTGCCGTACCTCCGCCGGATCTACCTGGCGATGATGATAGAGATGAAGTTCCTCTTCCACCTTGCCGCTCCGGCGATCTTCGTCTACGTCATCAACAACGGAATGTCCATTCTCACTCGTATCTTCGCCGGCCACGTAGGCAGCTCCCAACTAGCAGCCGCTTCACTCGGAAACAGTGGTTTCAACATGTTCACTTATGGACTTCTG CTCGGTATGGGAAGTGCGGTGGAGACGTTATGTGGACAAGCGCATGGAGCTCATCGTTACGAGATGCTCGGCGTTTACCTCCAAAGATCAACGGTGGTTCTCATCATCACCTGTCTCCCGATGTCGCTCCTCTTCATCTTCTCGAAGCCTCTCCTCAACACACTCGGCGAGCCAGAACAAGTCGCGTCAATGGCTTCCGTCTTCGTCTACGGCATGATCCCAGTGATATTCGCCTACGCGGTTAACTTCCCCATCCAGAAGTTCCTCCAAGCGCAGAGCATCGTCACGCCGAGCGCTTACATCTCCGCCGCGACTCTGGTCATTCACCTTGTCCTCTCGTGGATCGCTGTGTATCGACTAGGGTTCGGTCTCTTGGCTTTGTCTTTGATCCATAGCTTGTCGTGGTGGATCATCGTTGCCGCTCAGATTGTGTACATCAAGATGAGTCCGAGATGTCGCCGGACGTGGGAAGGTTTTAGCTGGAAAGCTTTTGAAGGTCTTTGGGACTTTTTCCGGTTATCGGCGGCTTCAGCGGTGATGCTCTGCCTAGAGTCGTGGTACTCTCAGATTCTTGTTTTACTCGCCGGACTTCTCAAGAACCCTGAGCTTGCTTTGGATTCTTTGGCTATATG cATGTCAATTTCTGCAATCTCGTTCATGGTCTCCGTTGGATTCAACGCAGCTGCAAG TGTGAGAGTAAGCAATGAGTTAGGAGCTGGAAACCCAAGAGCGGCTGCGTTTTCAACGTTTGTAACGACAGGAGTATCATTACTGCTAGCGGTTTTTGAAGCCGTTGTGATCATGTCGTGGCGAAATGTCATCAGCTATGCGTTTACTGATAGTCCTGAGGTGGCCGAGGCCGTTGCGGATTTATCTCCCTTTTTAGCCATCACCATTGTCCTCAATGGAGTTCAGCCTGTTTTGTCAG GTGTGGCTGTTGGGTGTGGATGGCAAGCATTTGTGGCGTACGTTAACATTGGTTGTTACTACGTTGTGGGAATTCCGATTGGGTTCGTACTTGGTTTCACCTATGACATGGGAGCAAAG GGAATATGGACAGGGATGATTGGTGGCACATTAATGCAAACCATAATCCTAGTGATTGTTACCTTTAGAACTGATTGGGATAAAGag GTGGAGAAAGCTTCGAGCCGACTGGACCAATGGGAAGAGAGCCGTGAGCCGCTTCTGAAACAGTAA